TGCAACGCCAGCTCTTTCCGGAACAGGGCAATCGCTTTCCGAAACTGTCCACGCCGGGCCGCATTGTTGGCCAGGTTGTGCCACACGCCGGTATAGTCGGGCACGTAGCGAGCGATCTGTCGGTACAGGCTGTCGGCTGTGTCAAGCAGACGCATGTGCGTGTAGAGGCGCCCCTTGAAAAACAGAATATCCGGATGGTCGGGCTGAAGCCCAGTGGCACTGTCTGCCAGTTGAACGGCGCGGACAAACTGTTGCTGCTGGAATGCCTGTTCGGCCTGGATAAGGAGCTGCTGCGTCTCAGGCAGGAGCGGTGGATACGGCTCCTGTCGATCTCGACACGCTCCCAGGCACGTTATCAGCAACAAAAGCCTCGGCCATGCCCGACCAATCATAACGTCCCCGGGCTTCCGGAACGTCCCTGGGCCAGCATCCCTATCGGTCGGCCGGTCCCCTCTACCAGCTGCACCTCCTGATCGGCTTCAAACGGACCGAAGCGCTCGCGTAATCCGGTCGCCCATTCGACCTCGACGGCTTCCACCCATCGGACTGCCCCCAACCCGAACGTCAGTGTCTTTTCAGAGACGGCCAGATAGCTGCCTCCGGTACGCACCCACTGCTCCAATCGCCGACCACCGGCCCACACAATCACCCGGCTACTGATGCCCTGCGGGTGGCTTTTTGTACCGACCAGTTGCACACGCAGGTAATGCCCGACCTTTCTGGTATCATTGCGCCACAGATGTACCGGTCCGTTGTTTTCGATCACAAGGATGTCCACCAGCCCATCCCGATTAAAATCGCCGTAGGCAGCTCCACGCGCAACGATCGGTTGCGCCAGCACTCCCCCGGCCCGGGGGGCGACATCCTCGAAGAAACCGTAGCCGTCATTCAGAAAGAGGTGAGGCGGTTGCGCATAGGTGATGCCATCCTGCACGCGTTCAATCTCGTCCTGCACATGCCCGTTGGCCGCAAACAGATCCAGATCACCATCCAGATCGACATCAAACAGAAACAGCCCGAAGGTGAGCGTCTGCAGGCTCTGGCGTCCGATCTTTGAAATGGCAGCACGATCGATAAACAGGTCGTTGCCAATGTAGCGGTAGACGCCAATCATTTCTTTGGAGAAGTTCCCTACGAACAGGCTGATCTGGCCGGTTGTGTCGACCACACCCGCATCGAGCCCCATACCAGCACGCGCTTTTCCATTTTCATCATAAGCTACTCCACTCGTCAATCCAATGTCGGTGAAAGTCCCATCGCAATTGTTTCGGTAGAGTTGATCTGGCTGTGTATCGTTGGCCACGTAGAGATCCGGGCATCCATCGCGGTTGTAGTCGGTTTCGGCAACCCCCAGCGTTTTGCCGGGTGCTGGTACGAATCCGGCTTTTTTGCTTTCGTCGGTAAACGTCCCATCGCCGTTGTTACGGAAAAAGTAAGGTGGCACACCCTTATAGGCTTCGGGCGTGCAGTAGCCCTTGGTTTTCTCATCAAGCGAACACCAGAGGTCGGTCTCTGGTGTCCAGTAGACGTAGTTGCCCACAAACAGGTCCAGATCGCCGTCGCGGTCCGCGTCGAAGAAGATGGCCGAGCTGCTCCAGACTGAATCGCCGGCCACCCCTGCTTCCTCGGTTACATCTGTAAACGTGCCGTCACCGTTGTTGCGCAGCAAGATGTTCTTCCACAGGGTGGTCAGGTACAGGTCTTCGTCGCCGTCGTTATCGTAGTCAGCCGCCGTAATGCCGATAGCATAGGCATGCAACTTACTGAGCCCTGCCTCGTCCGTTACGTCCGTGAACGTGCCATCACCGTTGTTGCGAAAAAGCCACAGCGGCCGTACCCAGTCCTTGTCGCTGTAGCCAGGCCAGACTCCACCGCCCACCAGCACGATATCCAGCCAGCCATCGCCGTTGTAATCGAAAAAGCCACATCCTGGTCCCATGGATTCCGGGAACCACTTCTTCCCGAACGCTCCTGTCTCATGTCGGAAGGCTCCCAGTCCGGCTGCCTCGGTCACATCGGTGAAGGCAATCTGCACGGTCTCTATGGAGGCCGCTTCCTCTACGGGCCTTTGCACCTGCTCAGCCCGCTCGCAGCCGACCATCAGTAGCGCCAGCAGGCCATATGTCATACATTTTCTCATGGTTTACGGCGTTCGTTTTGCCAGGCCATCGCCGTCATGCGCGGTAACAGTCCCCGGTCGTCCACCCGGTGCAACTCGTGTTCATGGATAGGCTGTGCTTCGCGGTTAGCCATAGGATGACGGTGCTTGTAAGGCGTACTCCAGGCCGAAGCCTCTTCGTCTACTTTGTGATATTCGTAGCGGGCTTTTGCGGCACGGAATTCCTCGGTACGTCCCAGCGCGCCCAGCGTTAGCATTCGGTTGTAGAGCCCCCCCAGGTCCTCCGGATCGATCGCCAGAATACGATCGAACCAGCGAAGCGCCTCTTCGTAGCGGCCGGACAGGTAATGAATACGTCCGATTTCCTGCAGCAGGACCCGGTCAAGTGGATAGCGAGCGGCCACCTTCATCCACTCCCGCAGAGCCAGGTCGTATTCGCCGCGGCGCTGGTAGATTTTGCCCCGGAAATAAGCGGTTTTCAGGTAGCCGGGACGCCGCCGTTCGGCCTCGGCCAGCGCCTCCATAGCACGGTCGAGCTGGCCTTCAGCGATCAGAACACGAGCCAGGTTAATGGGACCTTCGGGACTGTCGGGTGCCAGTCGACTCACCTGCTCGAAGGCCTCCAGGGCCCTACGCGTGTTGCCCTCCAGAAAGAGGCCGATACCATAGTCATTCCAGCGCTCCCAGAGCGGCACGTTGCTTTCGGGTACCTGTCCGGCTATGCGACGTGCTGAAGCAATGACGGTTACCGGTAGTGCTGGCGCGCTGCGGTCTTCGGCCAGGATCCACCGCCGATAGTCCACTTCGGGTGTAGCCAGCGAGTCGGGCTCGCCCGGCGCCACCTTTCCCCGAAATGTCCAGTTATGGAAGTACCACTTGAACTTGCGGTGCTTGAAAGCCACCGCGAGTTCGGTTATTGGACGGCCGGGAGGCACAGTAAACCGGTAGTGAACCGTACGGGCGGTGCCGGGATTGATCACGTTCACATAGACCGGCGTGCGAAAATCGTGCGGATTCCGCTTGTTGGCTTCCTGTCCGGCCCGGTCTACGAAAACAGCTCCGAAGAAGTGCGCGGTAGAATCGACGCGGCCTTCCGAGTCGAGCAACCCGGAGGCTACCACAGCCTGTCCGTTCCGGTCGCGTCCGATCACCTCCAGCCAGAGCTCATTCGAGTCGTTCGTGCCACCAGGCAGGGCATGGCCCACCTTTCGGTTGCGCACGACCACGGTCAGTTCTACCTGATCCCCGGCCCGAAGCACCGGCATCGGCTCATCAGGGCCATAGGTGTGACCGTTCACCCGCACCCGAAACAGGTCGACCGTGGCAATGGAGTCCTGCAAAAACGCCTGCGTCGCCCGGAGTTGTTCGTCGTGTCCTTTGAGAAACGGCAGTGCCGTATTCGCGGCCAGAAAGCGGTGACTCCGTACGAAGCCGCCGTCGTTTCCCTGATCATTGGAAGGTACCAGGGGCATATGGCAGTCGATGCACGTGCGTGGTTGCTCGGGCAGATAGAATGACCGAACCGTATTGCCCGAGACACCGCTCATCTGCCAGGCGTCGTATTCATTCTGTCCACGCAACCAGCGGTAGTAATTAACCGCGGGGGGCAACCCGACCTTGTGGCAACTGCTGCAGAATTGTTCAGTGCGATGCACCGGACGGAGCATCGCTTCCCGATGGGGTTCTGGCTTGGCGAGGATCAGCTGGCGGTGTAGCCACTGTCCGATTGGATTCGTGCTCCGGGCAAACGGATATTCATCAGGTCGGGCAATCACATAGCGTCCGTTACCCCGCAGGTCGCGTAGTCCCGTAATTGCGTGGCAGGAAAGACAGGTAATCCCCTCATGCGCCGTCCAGTGCGTGGTGTCAAGCGGCATGCGATGCCCAAAGCGTCCGGAAAAGAGCATAACCGGATCGTGACAGGAGGCGCACCAGCGAGCGGCTTCAACCGGCCGACGCTGGAGCATGTATTCGATGGAGCGGCGGTAATACGGATTATTGAACGAAGAGAAGTGATGGGCAGAAGCTGCCCACTGCGCGTAAATATCAGGATGGCAACCAGCCTGTCCACATGTCCTGGAGCCCGACAGCGTGGCCTCTTCAAAGAACTTTTCATGCGCCAGCAATGCTTCAGCAGCCGCCAGCGGGTTTTCGGAACCCGTATCGAGATAGACCGGGCCGGACTGTTTCAGCCAAGGCACCAGAAAGAAGGCCATAGAAACCACCACCCCCGCACTGAAGGTCAGCGTCAACGGATGGTACAGCAACCGCCCCCAATGCCGGACAGCCTCCCCTCTGGGCAGCAAGAATCGAAAGCGAGCACCCCGTTTGAGCGATACGTGTACGAGAAAGCCCAGCAGCGAGGTGAACATGGTCACCACATGGAGTGTCAGCAGCCAGCGCCGATTCAGCGTGGCTTCGCCCCAGAATAGCAGAATGCCACTCAGCAGCAGCAACAACATGGAAAGCGCCGTAAACGCACCAGCAGCCGTAGCACGAAGATTCCAGCGCAGCGGCATCGTACGAAGGTGCGCCAGCAGAAACAGTAACAATGGAATGATCAGAAGCAGCCCGAGCCCGACATGCAGCAACACGTTGCTCATATAGATGAGCGCCGTTGAACGATCAAATAGCACGAGCACCAGGCTGTTGAGCAGCAGTACGAGAAAGCCTCCCAGCAGGATGCTCACCAGCCGACGTTGTCCGTGAGGCAGATGAAATAGCTGCTTATTACGCGAACGCAGCATATGTTCACCGTATGGTTAGAAGTCACGCTGCCGTTCCAGTTCAGCCAGATACTGTCGCAAGGTAGCATCCTGTGGGCGATAGCGCAAGGCCTGTAACCATGCCCGACGTGCCGCTTCGTACTGATGCAGCCTGGCCAGTACTACGCCCAGGTTGAACCATACGTCGGCCAGTGTCGAATCATGTTGCAGCAGCTGGTAGTAGCGCCGCACGGCATCCAGGGTATCGCCCAGCAGTAACGACAGATTGGCCCGATCGTTTTGCAGCGCCGGGTTGTTTGGCTCCCAGAAAATGGCCACATCCAGCGCTTTTCGCGCCTCCTGCAATTGCCCTACCTGAAGCAGCAGCCTGGCCAGTTCCTGCCAGGGACGCGCACGCTGGCTCTGATAGGCATTTAGCTTTGCCTGACCGATCTTTCCGGAGAGTTGCTGAATCTGCCGTGCACGCTCCAGAAAAAGCTGACCGGCTTCACGTTCTCCCATTAACATCAGGACCCGCCCCAGGTTGTAATTGGCCCCCCGATGCATGGGCTGCCGCTCCAACACCAGACGTAAAAAGTGTGCGGCATCTTCCAGATAACCATTTTGCAGCAGCAAGCGTCCAAACGTATAGATATTCTCCGGATGGCCTGGATTCAGCCGCATAGCCTGCTCTGCAAAGGCCAGAGCCCGCGACATATTGCCCTCCTGCTCCTCGAGCTCGGCCAGCCAGCGATAGGTTTCGCTTTCGGACGAGTCGACCTGTAACGCTTTCTGGTAAAACTGACGCGCTGCCTTCAAGCTATCCAGCAAGAAGCAGGCACGGCCAGCCTGCCGATAGACAGCCGCCAGCATGGTCCGGTCTGCCTGCGGCCTTGAAGGTGACGCCCGAATTGCCTCCAGTTCCTGCAGATAGTAATCCAGCGCTTTTCGATACGCCCCCTGCAGAAAAGCGGCATGTCCCAGTTGAAAATAGATGCCGCGTAGCAGAGGGTCTCTCGCCCGTGCTTGTTGAAAAGCAGTTATTGCCTGTTCAAAGGCATTCGCATCGAGCAGGATACGTCCTTTCAGCAAATAGGCTTCGGCAGCGTCCACCTCAGCGAGCACGCTATCGACCAGTTGCATTGCCTGACCGTAATCTCCTGCGCCATATGCCTGCCACGCTGCCTGTAACTGGGCTCGCTGCGCCGCTGGAAGTAGTGGTCGCGGAGGCGATTCTTTTCCCCCACACCCGATTCCCCAGACGGTCAGTACAACTACCAGCCCGCCATGTATCGCAGTCCGCAGCACGGTGGTGCTCTCTGATTTTTTGTGGCCAGCGATACGGGAAAGACCCCGGAACCGTGCCTGCGCGATCCCGGGGCCAGCTTAACCAGCTTCCTACCTTTCCCCAGTAGCGTCAGAAGGCAAGTTGGAGCCCAAGGCGATGTACGTTATCGAAGATACCGAATGAGGTATAGGCGTAGTCGATCCCGATGCGGAAGGTTCGTGCGCCCAACCGCAGCCCAGCTCCCAGGTTGAGCCCCTGCTCATCGGTTGGATTCACGTAGCCTGCCCGCAGGAAAAACAGATCCATGAAGGAATACTCTGCTCCTACCTTGATCTGCTCCGGATAGTCGCGGGGCCGGACAGCCTCCACGTTGAGCCAGAGCGCATGCATGCCATTGCCGGGCGCGACCAGGTCCATAAGGTTATAAGTAGCCCCGATCTGAAAGCTCAACGGTAGCTCAAAGCTTTCTTCCACGTAAGTGAGCTCACGGGAAAAGTTACGCACGCTCATGGCGAAGGTGAGGCTCTGAAGGGCCGTCCGGTAGAGCACCCCAAAGTCCACAGCTATGGTTGACTTGGTGTAGCGCTGGGTACGGCCATCCAGTCCAATCTGGGCAGCTCCCAGATCCTGACGGGCCAAGCGAGCATGGCCTCCCACGGCAAAGCGGTCGGTGATGGCCCGTGCGTAGCCGATTCCGATAGCCAGCGCGCTGGGGCTATAAGTCCCCTGCTCCTCATAGCCCTGCTCGTTGGTAGCAAAGACGGTTCGGATCACCTCGGGATAGCTGACGGCCACTACACTCAGACCAATCACGCCGTACTGTCCATCGGCCGGCCGGTAGGCCAGGCTGGCGTAGCTGTAATCGGTGTTGTTGATCCACTGGGTCTGTCCGACTGCAAAGTGGAAGGTCTGCTCGAAATAGGCCATCCCGGCCGGATTGTAAAAGAGCGAGAGGGAGGCGTTGTCGTCGCGGGCCGTAAGCGCATCGCCCAACGCTGCTGCTCGCGGATCGAGCGAAACGCTGAGGAACTTAAAGCCGGTCTGCGCCAGTTTTCTGGTTTCGATGTCCGTTATCGGTCCGGTATCCTGGGCGTGGAGCTGACCGACCTGCAACAAGCAAGCGGTCAGCAGGATACCCATGCCTGTATATAGCAACCGTTTCATTGTCTTCCTCGGGTTGGCTGTTCGTTCATAAAAGCGCTGATTATCGAATAATCACGATGGTCCGGGTTGTCTGCGCACCGGTTTCTTTGTCGGTGATCACGGCGAAGTAGATGCCGCTGGCCACCACCTGACGCGATGAGGTGGTCAGGTCCCAGAATTCATCGCCGCTACCATCGGTATGCTCAATCACCTTCACCAGCTCGCCCAGCTCGGTATAGATACGGATGGTAGCCTGGGCAGGCAGTCCATAGAAGGCGATTTTGTCCTGGATGTCGGGGAAGCGCACCCCCAGATCCGCTTCCAGCACGTAGGGATTGGGGACCACGCGTACCTCATCCAGCGAAGCGCCCGGTGGCCGTCGGAGCACAGCAGGCAGATACGTCTGGGTCCAGTATCGATTACTCTTCAGGCCATTGCTGCCCACAGCCTGGATATAGTAGAAATAATTGACTCCCCGGCTCACCTCAGTGTCGGTATACGAACGAGCATTCCCGGGGAGCTCGGCAATTTTCTGATAGACGGTTGAGCTATCCGGTAAGGGGATCCCATAGTAGTAATTCTGAGCCCGCCAGATTTCCCACTTCTCCGGATCCGGCTCGCCGGCATAGGATTCCCACTCCAGCGTAATCTTATCAGTCCCTGAGGTTACCACAAACCGTCGGGGCGGCCTGGGAGGTTGTGGCACCTGCATGCCGTTGTCCCAGACCTCCAGGATCTGATCAAAAAGCTGGAAGAGCGAGTCGCGGGCCGTCATGACCCACTCGTTTTTCGTCATGCCAAGGCATCCGGGATCGCCCGCGTTGCAGTAGGTATTGGTCGTAGGATTCCAGTAGAAGACGGCCTGATCGGCAGCATCACGACCCAGCTGGCGGACCTGTTGCTTATACCAGCGTCCCAGCGCATAGGCCAGCTTATCGTTCAGCCCCGCAATTGCTTCAGCGATCACGATGCGAACGTTCTCCCCCGGTCCCAGCGTGTAGGGGCCGAAGCTCTGGACGTATCCGTAGCCGCCTTCGCTGGGCTGTGGCGGGGCCGTCTGTCGGGCAAAGTCGCCGTCGGGTTGAATCCGCCAGGCATGCGGTGGCTTTTCCTCATTGTAGCGCGGCGGCCCACTGCCGCTTTTCTTCCCATCTACCAGCCAGTCTCGCTCAAATTGCATCTGGCTAATGTCATTGTGATCATTGCGGCTGGTCAGGTCGGCATCGTCTGAGTCAAGGATGTCCATCATGCTGGGCTGTCCCTCATCATGCGACTCATCCGAGGCTGACCGATCGGCATGAACGGTCAGGGTACCGAACATCGCAGCCGCTCCCAGGCGCCCGGTTGTATCTCCACCGATATGGGCAATCCAGGGCTGCAACTCAAACCACATGGGATTGCCGATAGTGTTAAAGTTCTGTTGATCCGGCACATGTCCGATCCAGGAAAACTGGGCCGCATGCGCTTTCCAGAATTCATAGCCCTGCGCAAAGCGCTCGCTGAACTGCTCACCGGGCATGTCGTCCCAGTCCGGCACCAGCGCATCATTCATGGTATACTTGCCCCATGCGGCTCCTCCATGGCTATTGTCCCAGGCACCAGCCGGCGCATTAGCCTTGTTGCGGTAGAAGAACGTGAAGTAAACGTTCTGGAGGGTCTGATCGGGCAACTCTACTTCTTCATCCTCGTCCACGTTGCCCGTGTTGGTAAAGACATATTCAATAATGTGATAGTCCTGGTGCTGCTCGTTGCTGAACTGATAGGCCCGTCGCTGCACTTCAATGCCCATGGCCGTATGGGCAATGTTTTCGACCATGGCATCAGCGGGAATATCCGGATTGACTTCGTCCGGCACAGCGGGCTTATCAAAGGATTTGAGTCCATCGACCAGCACTTCGGGGGGCTCGAACTTGTAAACCAGCTTGATCACGTCCTGGAAGTATTCACCAAGCCCGTTAAAACGAGGCCCGATGTGCTCAATGCGTACCGGAAACGTCTGTCCGTCTGGCGACCGCCAGTTCTGTGCACTGATCCATAGCCCACGCCAGTGCCCCCAGTATGTGCCAATCAGATGCCCAGGCCAGGTGTGAGTCCCATTATTCCCGATACCGGCCATGTTTTCCGGCTCGGCCCCACCACCCAGGTAGGGCGACTGGAGTCGTCCAATCGCCAACCATCGGGTGCTCCACTGGGCCTGGACAGGCCCAGCGCACAGGAACAGCAGCAGGCAAAGCCCCAAGCTGCTCCGCCAACCGTTTGTCATGTTTTGCTGCATCAGCGTACTCATATCTTCAACCGAATGGTTTGCCCGGTTAAAAGGAAATTCGAAGCCCGAAGAATACGCGCCGCGGATTAAAGAAGGTGAAGAAGTCGGCATTGGGCATATCAATGTATGCTTTCTCTTCCAGCACCTTCTTCACAAAGTCTGGATCGGCTTCCACGAATTCGCTCCCGTTATAGCGGTAGTACGTCCCGTTCTGGTAGTAAAGCGGTCGTGTGGGGTCATTCGGATCGTCATTGGAGCCCACTGCTGGCGTGCAACCACTGGGTGGACACACGACAATGGGCACAAACTCGACGCCCGGCTTGCGGTAATCGCCAGGTCGATCGTTGCCCGGCACAAACAGGTAGGGCGGGTTTTCCAATCCTTCGAATGTGCTTTCAGGCAGATGTAACGACTGCAGATAGTCACGCAGGTCGTCCGGCCCGGTAAAGCCACTCCATCGGTTCATGTGCCGGATGTTGAACACGTTTGTTACGTCCATGAAGAACTGGACCTCGCCCAGATTCGTGGTGAAGGTCTTGCTCAGACGCAGATCAAAGTTGTAGTAATCCTTCCAGCGCACATTGTGCTCAATGCCTCGCACCGGACTGATACCCTCAACCAGTTGCTGTCCGGTCCACGTGAGCACCTGTCCGGCCCGCCATTCGCCCAGCAGGCTCACCCGCCAACCGGCCAGCGGACGGAAGCCGTTGTAGTTCGGCCCGTAATCCTCCGGGATGACGAAGTCCAGATTGAAACGGGCGAACGGTTCAGGAATTGGCTTACTTTGATAGTGGTCTACTGTGGTCAGCAGATACTGCTGTTGCTGTACCGGGTTTTCATAGTTGTAGGTAAAACCAAAATTCCCGCTCTTTCGGGACAGGTAGGTGTAGTTCACAAAGCCCTGAATCCAGCGGCCTCGGTTCTTGGCAATGGAGATTTCGAAACCACGCACATCGCCGTAATTCCAGGGCCGGGCTACCCAGTAATTTACCTCTCCGTCAATGCTTTCAAAGTTGATATTGCGTGCCTGCAGCGACACGTCGCGATAGTAGCCAGCAATACGCAGCAGGAACATGTCGAACAGATTCTGCTCGAAGCCCAGCTCATACGCGACAGTCTTCTGCAACGGCAGATTCGGGTTACCGATACGGCCCACGGCGCCGCTGGAGATCCGCTCTATCTCAAAGAGGGGTACCGGATCGGGCATCTGGCGGAAATGGCCATAGTTGAAGTATAGCTTACTGTTTGCAGACACGGGAAAGGAAATCCCCAGCCGCGGGCTCAGCGTTAGCTGCTTATCGACCTGTTCTTCTGGTAAAACCTCGTCCAGTTTGTCCACGCCGAAAACCGGCGTAAAGGCCCGATCGTATGGCTCATAGACGTACCATTTACCGCTTGGATTGAAGTAGTCAAGGCGCACGCCCAGGTTGGCAATCAATCCCTTGAATTCCAGCTTGCTCTGCAGGTACGCAGCGCCCTGCTGAGGTTTGCGGCGCCAGCGATACTTCGGATTGGCATGATGAACAAAGAAGGGATCCTCCTCTCCGTAGTTCATATTGTAGTCGCTCAGGTGCAACTCAAAGCCGCCTTTCACCTGCAGGTAGCGGTTGAGCTGGCTCGTAATCGAAGCGCCAAACACCCACCGGGACACGTTCGACGTGTCGTAGGCAACCCCCCCGTGTCCTCCGATGCGTAGCCCGTTGGCACTCAGTCCATCCTGCATGCCTTTGGGCTCATAGCCAAACGGCGCTTCGTTCAGACGGATAACATTGGGTGCCTGGCAGGCCGGATCGTCAATGGGTCGGATCTCCGGCTCGGGCGTCACACAAACGATGGGATCCGGGTTCCGATAGGGCACAGGCCCTGTCGTATAGTTGGTCTGTACCCGCTGCAACTGTACCTCGTAGAACGTATTCGGGGTAAGTGCATGGGTAAACTTCGCCCCATAGAGCGTGTAGTCGATATCCATGGGGTTGATCACCCAGTCGCCGTAGAGCGCAGCCCGCGCCACATGGCCCTCAATCCCCTCACCGCCCGCAAAGATCATATTTTCCAGGTAAGGACGGCCATCCCAGGGGTAGACAGGTGTACTCCCGTCCACCATGTCGGCTGTTGCTCCTTCCGCAATGGATACCGGGCGCACCAATCCTCTGCGCTTTGACCAGAGGCTGACCAGCTCCAACCTGGCTCCGGCCGCTACATCTGCAACCACTTTGGCTTGCGTCGTATAGTCTTTGTAGGCCCGGCGGCGCTGCGGAATGACGAAAGCACTCTGCGTGCGTCGGTGCGAAATCAGAAAGCGCAGATTGCCCAGATACGCGCCAATCCCCGGTACCGGCCCCGTGATCGTTCCGTCTATCTGATAATCCGGATCGTCGATGCGATTGTTTTTCCGAACCATCCACTCGTAAGCCTTCTGGAGCTGCTGCGGCGTTATGTCGTTGTCTGGATCGCTGTCGGTATTGGCCGGATAGGCCGCAGCCGCTGCTTCCCAGCCCTCAAAGTCGGGAAACTGATTCTCTGTCCAGTCATCCCAGGCGGCATCCGTACCGATCATGGCCACCGCCGGATCGAAATACGGCCGAATCCAGAAGGCATCGGGGTCATTAGGCGTGCCCTCGAACGTCTTGGCCTGCGGCGGCGCATAGCGCAAGATCAGGTCAACCGTGTAGCGGTTTGTGCGCGGCTCTTTCATGACCACATTAATCAAGCCGGAACGCACGTTTCCGTATTCTGCTGTAAACCCCCCCGTCTGGGCCTGCACCTCCTCAACGGCCGTGAAGCTTA
Above is a window of Rhodothermus sp. DNA encoding:
- a CDS encoding CRTAC1 family protein, which codes for MRKCMTYGLLALLMVGCERAEQVQRPVEEAASIETVQIAFTDVTEAAGLGAFRHETGAFGKKWFPESMGPGCGFFDYNGDGWLDIVLVGGGVWPGYSDKDWVRPLWLFRNNGDGTFTDVTDEAGLSKLHAYAIGITAADYDNDGDEDLYLTTLWKNILLRNNGDGTFTDVTEEAGVAGDSVWSSSAIFFDADRDGDLDLFVGNYVYWTPETDLWCSLDEKTKGYCTPEAYKGVPPYFFRNNGDGTFTDESKKAGFVPAPGKTLGVAETDYNRDGCPDLYVANDTQPDQLYRNNCDGTFTDIGLTSGVAYDENGKARAGMGLDAGVVDTTGQISLFVGNFSKEMIGVYRYIGNDLFIDRAAISKIGRQSLQTLTFGLFLFDVDLDGDLDLFAANGHVQDEIERVQDGITYAQPPHLFLNDGYGFFEDVAPRAGGVLAQPIVARGAAYGDFNRDGLVDILVIENNGPVHLWRNDTRKVGHYLRVQLVGTKSHPQGISSRVIVWAGGRRLEQWVRTGGSYLAVSEKTLTFGLGAVRWVEAVEVEWATGLRERFGPFEADQEVQLVEGTGRPIGMLAQGRSGSPGTL
- a CDS encoding tetratricopeptide repeat protein, with product MLRSRNKQLFHLPHGQRRLVSILLGGFLVLLLNSLVLVLFDRSTALIYMSNVLLHVGLGLLLIIPLLLFLLAHLRTMPLRWNLRATAAGAFTALSMLLLLLSGILLFWGEATLNRRWLLTLHVVTMFTSLLGFLVHVSLKRGARFRFLLPRGEAVRHWGRLLYHPLTLTFSAGVVVSMAFFLVPWLKQSGPVYLDTGSENPLAAAEALLAHEKFFEEATLSGSRTCGQAGCHPDIYAQWAASAHHFSSFNNPYYRRSIEYMLQRRPVEAARWCASCHDPVMLFSGRFGHRMPLDTTHWTAHEGITCLSCHAITGLRDLRGNGRYVIARPDEYPFARSTNPIGQWLHRQLILAKPEPHREAMLRPVHRTEQFCSSCHKVGLPPAVNYYRWLRGQNEYDAWQMSGVSGNTVRSFYLPEQPRTCIDCHMPLVPSNDQGNDGGFVRSHRFLAANTALPFLKGHDEQLRATQAFLQDSIATVDLFRVRVNGHTYGPDEPMPVLRAGDQVELTVVVRNRKVGHALPGGTNDSNELWLEVIGRDRNGQAVVASGLLDSEGRVDSTAHFFGAVFVDRAGQEANKRNPHDFRTPVYVNVINPGTARTVHYRFTVPPGRPITELAVAFKHRKFKWYFHNWTFRGKVAPGEPDSLATPEVDYRRWILAEDRSAPALPVTVIASARRIAGQVPESNVPLWERWNDYGIGLFLEGNTRRALEAFEQVSRLAPDSPEGPINLARVLIAEGQLDRAMEALAEAERRRPGYLKTAYFRGKIYQRRGEYDLALREWMKVAARYPLDRVLLQEIGRIHYLSGRYEEALRWFDRILAIDPEDLGGLYNRMLTLGALGRTEEFRAAKARYEYHKVDEEASAWSTPYKHRHPMANREAQPIHEHELHRVDDRGLLPRMTAMAWQNERRKP
- a CDS encoding tetratricopeptide repeat protein, yielding MLRTAIHGGLVVVLTVWGIGCGGKESPPRPLLPAAQRAQLQAAWQAYGAGDYGQAMQLVDSVLAEVDAAEAYLLKGRILLDANAFEQAITAFQQARARDPLLRGIYFQLGHAAFLQGAYRKALDYYLQELEAIRASPSRPQADRTMLAAVYRQAGRACFLLDSLKAARQFYQKALQVDSSESETYRWLAELEEQEGNMSRALAFAEQAMRLNPGHPENIYTFGRLLLQNGYLEDAAHFLRLVLERQPMHRGANYNLGRVLMLMGEREAGQLFLERARQIQQLSGKIGQAKLNAYQSQRARPWQELARLLLQVGQLQEARKALDVAIFWEPNNPALQNDRANLSLLLGDTLDAVRRYYQLLQHDSTLADVWFNLGVVLARLHQYEAARRAWLQALRYRPQDATLRQYLAELERQRDF
- a CDS encoding PorV/PorQ family protein; the protein is MKRLLYTGMGILLTACLLQVGQLHAQDTGPITDIETRKLAQTGFKFLSVSLDPRAAALGDALTARDDNASLSLFYNPAGMAYFEQTFHFAVGQTQWINNTDYSYASLAYRPADGQYGVIGLSVVAVSYPEVIRTVFATNEQGYEEQGTYSPSALAIGIGYARAITDRFAVGGHARLARQDLGAAQIGLDGRTQRYTKSTIAVDFGVLYRTALQSLTFAMSVRNFSRELTYVEESFELPLSFQIGATYNLMDLVAPGNGMHALWLNVEAVRPRDYPEQIKVGAEYSFMDLFFLRAGYVNPTDEQGLNLGAGLRLGARTFRIGIDYAYTSFGIFDNVHRLGLQLAF
- a CDS encoding TonB-dependent receptor, encoding MRRALRILGTLLLGSLWTSGVWAQTGKITGRVVEAATGEPLPGVNVVIEGTTIGATTDIDGYYTILNVRPGTYTLRASFVGYVPQIVENVQVDVGLTTEVNFALQETAIGLQEVVVQATRPIVQPDISASIVNIDAAVIEALPVATDVVQVIGLQPGFEPGLVVRGYGGNQIAFLLDGMNLADPRTNAPFTGVSFTAVEEVQAQTGGFTAEYGNVRSGLINVVMKEPRTNRYTVDLILRYAPPQAKTFEGTPNDPDAFWIRPYFDPAVAMIGTDAAWDDWTENQFPDFEGWEAAAAAYPANTDSDPDNDITPQQLQKAYEWMVRKNNRIDDPDYQIDGTITGPVPGIGAYLGNLRFLISHRRTQSAFVIPQRRRAYKDYTTQAKVVADVAAGARLELVSLWSKRRGLVRPVSIAEGATADMVDGSTPVYPWDGRPYLENMIFAGGEGIEGHVARAALYGDWVINPMDIDYTLYGAKFTHALTPNTFYEVQLQRVQTNYTTGPVPYRNPDPIVCVTPEPEIRPIDDPACQAPNVIRLNEAPFGYEPKGMQDGLSANGLRIGGHGGVAYDTSNVSRWVFGASITSQLNRYLQVKGGFELHLSDYNMNYGEEDPFFVHHANPKYRWRRKPQQGAAYLQSKLEFKGLIANLGVRLDYFNPSGKWYVYEPYDRAFTPVFGVDKLDEVLPEEQVDKQLTLSPRLGISFPVSANSKLYFNYGHFRQMPDPVPLFEIERISSGAVGRIGNPNLPLQKTVAYELGFEQNLFDMFLLRIAGYYRDVSLQARNINFESIDGEVNYWVARPWNYGDVRGFEISIAKNRGRWIQGFVNYTYLSRKSGNFGFTYNYENPVQQQQYLLTTVDHYQSKPIPEPFARFNLDFVIPEDYGPNYNGFRPLAGWRVSLLGEWRAGQVLTWTGQQLVEGISPVRGIEHNVRWKDYYNFDLRLSKTFTTNLGEVQFFMDVTNVFNIRHMNRWSGFTGPDDLRDYLQSLHLPESTFEGLENPPYLFVPGNDRPGDYRKPGVEFVPIVVCPPSGCTPAVGSNDDPNDPTRPLYYQNGTYYRYNGSEFVEADPDFVKKVLEEKAYIDMPNADFFTFFNPRRVFFGLRISF